A DNA window from Patagioenas fasciata isolate bPatFas1 chromosome 1, bPatFas1.hap1, whole genome shotgun sequence contains the following coding sequences:
- the POU4F1 gene encoding POU domain, class 4, transcription factor 1: MMSMNSKQPHFAMHPTLPEHKYPSLHSSSEAIRRACLPTPPLQSNIFASLDETLLARAEALAAVDIAVSQGKSHPFKPDATYHTMNSVPCTSTSTVPLAHHHHHHHHHHQALEPGDLLDHITSPSLALMPGGGGGGAGGGGHDGAGGGGGGAGGGGGGGGGGGGGGGLISTSAHPHSHMHGLGHLSHPAAMNMPSGLPHPGLVAAHHGAAGQVASAAAVVGAAGLASICDSDTDPRELEAFAERFKQRRIKLGVTQADVGSALANLKIPGVGSLSQSTICRFESLTLSHNNMIALKPILQAWLEEAEGAQREKMNKPELFNGGEKKRKRTSIAAPEKRSLEAYFAVQPRPSSEKIAAIAEKLDLKKNVVRVWFCNQRQKQKRMKFSATY; the protein is encoded by the exons ATGATGTCCATGAACAGCAAACAGCCGCATTTTGCCATGCATCCCACCCTACCTGAGCACAAATACCCCTCTCTACACTCCAGCTCGGAAGCAATAAGAAGAGCATGTCTACCAACTCCACCG CTGCAGAGCAATATCTTCGCCAGCCTCGATGAGACCCTGCTGGCGCGGGCCGAGGCTCTGGCCGCCGTCGACATTGCCGTCTCGCAGGGCAAGAGCCACCCGTTCAAGCCGGATGCCACCTACCACACCATGAACAGCGTACCCTGCACCTCCACCTCCACCGTGCCCCTGgcgcaccaccaccaccatcaccaccaccatcaccaggCTCTGGAGCCCGGCGACCTTCTCGACCACATCACCTCCCCCTCCCTGGCGCTCATGCCCGGCGGAGGCGGCGGAGgcgccggcggcggcggccacgacggggcgggcggcggcggcggcggggccggcggcggcgggggcggcggcggcggcggcgggggcggcggcggcctcATCTCCACCTCGGCCCACCCGCACTCGCACATGCATGGCCTGGGCCACCTCTCGCACCCGGCCGCCATGAACATGCCGTCGGGGCTGCCGCACCCAGGGCTGGTGGCCGCGCACCACGGGGCCGCGGGGCAGGTGGCCTCGGCGGCGGCGGTGGTGGGGGCGGCCGGCTTGGCCTCCATCTGCGACTCGGACACGGACCCGCGGGAGCTGGAGGCCTTCGCCGAGCGCTTCAAGCAGCGCCGCATCAAGCTGGGGGTGACCCAGGCCGACGTGGGCTCGGCGTTGGCCAACCTGAAGATCCCGGGGGTGGGATCCCTCAGCCAGAGCACCATTTGCCGCTTCGAGTCCCTCACCCTCTCCCACAACAACATGATCGCCCTCAAACCCATCCTGCAGGCCTGGCTGGAGGAGGCCGAGGGCGCCCAGCGGGAAAAAATGAACAAGCCCGAGCTCTTCAACGGGGGCGAGAAGAAGCGCAAGCGGACTTCCATCGCCGCCCCAGAGAAGCGCTCCCTTGAGGCTTACTTCGCCGTTCAGCCCCGACCCTCGTCCGAGAAGATCGCCGCCATCGCCGAGAAATTGGACCTCAAAAAGAACGTGGTGAGGGTTTGGTTTTGTAACCAGAGACAGAAGCAGAAACGGATGAAATTTTCCGCCACCTACTAG